In Coleofasciculus chthonoplastes PCC 7420, a single genomic region encodes these proteins:
- a CDS encoding zinc metalloprotease HtpX, which produces MASVPNPSLDAGLAALKQGNYDVAIAHLEGVCEFELDQAIISRASVALVKAYRQSGDIQNAIALCQTLTQDLNPKVQQWATSTLPELMAESPPSANQTGFTPEADTSANPTGFVPLNSPSSPTKPGTIKQRLTDSAKRLFTGDKSQQQSPGNQQSPQPSSQLPVAFTPPSAPSVFSPSPRFRNLGRAENWRPFKPPKLTQLALIVAGSAIAFAWVLRFWLKFLMATTNTILVQLPLLSPIQWFYRDPTQVLAVLAIVTLIVSPWLMDWLLRQVYGLESLSVSQLAARSSESAKVIQRFCRQRRLPLPTLGILPTEAPLAIAYGNLPRTARIVVSEGLLTQLADDEIATIYAAQLGHIVNRDFILSSLGTLILQFPYLFYLYVAQGGEQLAEWIRGKYPATQRVLPPLCLGISSIISSLGYATYWLLRLPLLWFSRIRIYYSDRVAIETTGNPNGLTRALLKIGLGMSDAIHQAEQTRPLWDSFDLVLPVGYRQGLLLSSCSPHVPFERVLQWECTNPYRHWLIITAAHPLLGDRLHLCARYALHWQLGTELDLPIPPPPIRDNKTRWLKLIDSYKAFPLFQSVILTGFVVGIVLQVGFWLLGILSDWLSRWWITGFWRLIWLHNAGSFLDACILIAFSLSIILWINRYFPDIKPAAIRHQPSLEQMLADPNALPSTHQPVEFTGKLLGRRGLQNWLGVDLIIETDSGLVKLHYFSILGSLGNLLPLGTRPSDLVGESVTVMGWFRRGVTPWIDVETLSTSDGKVSRAHYPLWLVILAVVAAIWASYLIWTLPA; this is translated from the coding sequence ATGGCTTCTGTTCCCAATCCCTCCCTCGATGCTGGTTTAGCGGCTCTCAAACAGGGCAATTACGATGTGGCGATCGCACATCTGGAAGGTGTCTGCGAATTTGAGTTAGATCAAGCCATTATCTCCCGCGCCAGTGTCGCCCTCGTCAAGGCTTATCGCCAAAGTGGTGATATCCAAAATGCGATCGCACTTTGCCAAACCCTCACTCAAGATCTCAATCCCAAGGTGCAACAATGGGCGACAAGCACCTTACCGGAACTCATGGCGGAATCCCCACCCTCAGCCAATCAGACGGGGTTTACGCCAGAAGCAGATACTTCAGCGAATCCTACGGGATTTGTTCCCCTCAACTCACCCTCCTCCCCAACCAAACCGGGAACGATTAAACAGCGATTAACCGATTCAGCCAAACGCCTATTTACAGGAGATAAATCGCAACAACAGTCTCCGGGAAACCAACAATCTCCTCAACCCTCATCCCAACTCCCAGTGGCGTTCACACCCCCTTCCGCGCCCTCTGTCTTTTCCCCCAGCCCTCGGTTTCGCAACTTAGGGCGTGCAGAAAATTGGCGTCCGTTCAAACCCCCGAAATTAACGCAATTGGCGCTAATTGTTGCAGGAAGTGCGATCGCGTTTGCCTGGGTGCTGCGTTTCTGGTTAAAGTTTTTGATGGCAACCACCAATACTATCTTGGTGCAATTGCCGCTATTATCACCGATTCAATGGTTCTACCGTGATCCCACTCAGGTTTTAGCTGTTTTGGCGATTGTGACGCTAATCGTCTCTCCCTGGTTAATGGATTGGCTATTAAGACAGGTGTATGGATTAGAATCGCTTTCTGTCAGCCAACTGGCGGCGCGATCCTCGGAATCAGCTAAAGTGATCCAACGGTTTTGTCGTCAACGCCGTTTACCGTTACCGACGTTGGGTATTTTACCCACAGAAGCGCCGTTAGCGATAGCGTATGGGAATTTACCGCGCACCGCTCGAATTGTCGTCAGTGAGGGGTTATTGACACAACTGGCTGACGATGAAATTGCTACGATTTATGCGGCTCAGTTAGGGCATATTGTAAACAGGGACTTTATCTTAAGTTCTCTAGGCACATTAATTCTCCAGTTTCCCTATCTCTTTTATCTATATGTAGCTCAAGGGGGAGAACAGTTAGCGGAATGGATTCGGGGAAAATATCCCGCCACCCAACGAGTCTTACCGCCTCTGTGTTTAGGAATATCGAGTATTATTTCTAGCTTAGGTTACGCCACTTACTGGCTACTGCGCCTCCCCCTGCTATGGTTTTCCCGGATTAGAATTTACTATAGCGATCGCGTGGCGATAGAAACCACTGGAAATCCCAATGGGTTAACCCGGGCGTTATTGAAAATCGGCTTAGGGATGAGTGATGCAATCCATCAAGCCGAACAAACCCGCCCCTTGTGGGATAGCTTTGATTTAGTATTACCTGTAGGATACCGACAAGGATTACTCCTAAGCAGTTGTTCACCCCATGTTCCCTTTGAACGGGTTTTACAGTGGGAATGCACCAACCCTTACCGCCACTGGTTAATTATTACAGCCGCGCATCCTTTATTAGGCGATCGCTTGCATTTATGCGCCCGTTATGCTCTTCATTGGCAACTGGGGACAGAATTAGATTTACCCATACCACCACCACCCATACGGGATAATAAAACACGCTGGTTGAAACTGATTGATAGTTATAAAGCCTTTCCCTTATTCCAAAGTGTCATATTAACCGGATTCGTTGTTGGTATTGTGTTACAAGTGGGGTTCTGGTTACTTGGTATTCTTAGTGATTGGCTATCTCGCTGGTGGATAACTGGATTCTGGCGGCTAATCTGGTTACACAACGCCGGGTCATTTCTCGATGCTTGTATTCTGATTGCGTTTAGTTTAAGTATTATTCTCTGGATTAATCGTTACTTTCCCGATATCAAACCTGCGGCGATTCGTCACCAACCCAGCTTAGAACAAATGCTCGCTGATCCGAATGCGTTACCCTCTACCCATCAACCTGTGGAATTTACAGGTAAACTTTTAGGGCGACGGGGATTGCAGAATTGGTTAGGCGTGGATTTAATTATCGAAACCGATAGCGGGTTAGTTAAACTGCATTACTTTTCAATTTTAGGTTCTCTGGGTAACTTACTCCCCCTGGGTACTCGCCCCAGTGATTTAGTCGGTGAATCGGTGACAGTAATGGGTTGGTTTCGGCGGGGGGTGACGCCGTGGATTGATGTGGAGACATTGAGTACATCAGACGGGAAAGTCAGTCGCGCCCATTATCCGTTATGGTTAGTTATTCTGGCTGTAGTCGCGGCGATATGGGCATCCTATTTAATTTGGACGTTACCTGCATAG
- a CDS encoding CAP family protein, whose protein sequence is MNRKQFFGIVYLGLATMIPLGIISSNPVNGQTGINLSTFRSTALSQHNTYRNTHNSPDMTLSDSLNDSAQNWADYLATNGVFEHSNSSGVGENIYVSYTTASSVDAANLANQAVTSWYNEVSDYDYANPGFSSETGHFTQVVWKNSTQLGCGEARGVETIQGNQYNAFYVVCQYAPAGNVMGQFPDNVMAP, encoded by the coding sequence ATGAATCGGAAGCAATTTTTTGGGATTGTTTATCTCGGCTTGGCAACAATGATTCCCTTGGGGATAATCAGCAGTAACCCAGTTAATGGGCAGACAGGGATAAACCTAAGTACATTTCGCAGCACAGCTTTGTCTCAGCACAATACCTATCGGAACACCCATAATAGTCCAGATATGACTCTGAGTGATTCCCTGAATGACAGCGCTCAAAATTGGGCAGATTATCTGGCAACGAATGGCGTGTTTGAACACAGTAACTCGTCGGGTGTGGGAGAAAACATATATGTGTCCTACACGACAGCATCGTCTGTAGACGCCGCTAACCTGGCGAACCAAGCGGTTACAAGTTGGTACAACGAGGTTTCAGATTATGACTATGCCAATCCTGGGTTTTCTTCAGAAACAGGGCATTTTACCCAGGTGGTTTGGAAGAATAGCACCCAGTTAGGATGTGGTGAAGCACGGGGGGTTGAAACGATTCAAGGGAATCAGTATAATGCCTTCTATGTGGTTTGCCAATATGCGCCTGCAGGTAATGTGATGGGACAGTTTCCCGATAATGTTATGGCACCGTAA
- a CDS encoding biotin/lipoyl-binding protein, translated as MNPSINSRQNQLKVVPPQPKPPVQPASDSPALPKPEKRPSVNLKKWLLITAIIAGVGYVTFIPEFPHSVRGEADITSTSNARQDVTLKVAGVIKQIYVKPNQPVRKGDKLVQLESQEIESAIANAQTELGKPNPPYRRLTIS; from the coding sequence ATGAACCCTTCCATTAATTCCCGCCAAAATCAACTCAAAGTTGTACCCCCACAACCTAAACCCCCGGTACAACCAGCATCAGATTCACCCGCTTTGCCAAAACCGGAAAAACGCCCCTCTGTCAACCTGAAAAAATGGCTCCTAATTACCGCAATTATCGCAGGTGTCGGATACGTTACCTTTATCCCCGAATTCCCCCATTCTGTACGCGGAGAAGCCGATATCACCTCTACCTCCAACGCCCGCCAAGATGTTACCTTAAAAGTGGCTGGTGTGATTAAACAAATCTATGTCAAACCCAATCAACCTGTCCGCAAAGGTGATAAACTCGTACAATTAGAAAGCCAAGAGATCGAAAGCGCGATCGCTAATGCCCAAACTGAACTGGGAAAGCCCAATCCGCCCTACAGACGCCTTACGATTAGTTGA
- a CDS encoding S8 family serine peptidase: MNRLDVATSKPTATQPSPASSTKARSHNSVFRWLTSFWNGLFGSKSPPDHQSLDDKSPILLQAFILEPMYTPSGLVDGIDETPDLATMDIDTPELPELGEEWDISDEDSQTFSNMDGDVDVTPEDADSSAEMTPETPLLTDQLEDIPFINPTFESGTFTVGETGEVSIDFLFDGGGYEGELAVFSLEGMEEFEPGSEAFIQEAASRALSDSELGHVVISDQTEGARFVGELGESDRNSGEYLGVKTVQMRPGDEFGFMLVPNNTVQRVFDNPDVGGAARPLFSMATANPDDAFHVGQIADVTGDGSTFVMEDLRVDTQSDGDYNDVIFQVRGATGEAALMDEVIESGKDWRETDLGQALIDYAEPYITPDTPDDGGLLTDELVGESPTDDIPVDESEIVTEPTTEESTDVATDEPVNNSEIVTEPTTEESTNVVIDEPVNTSEIIAEPTTDPELAEPVQNEFPPENQPLVGIIDTGFSDNNPDIDYSRISLGQDRIDGDNNPLMEAGEGNEHGTHVLGTIGATQDNDIGIDGINDDAPIWVGRAVGSGQWAESLVEFVDAAQESGQPNAVVNLSMDLTQIDADGNVTTRYEFTPVEMAALEYARQNNVLVAVAAGNDGGVMSALGQASQQFDNIITVGSAEQIDGETSVWKGFDRANYSSYGNGLDIVADSGTLENPVLSTVGNHLGAMDGTSVATAQVTGAVSQVWAANPELSYRQVIDILKSTATDLKTANPDLETGSGLLNMAAAIHLAKATKAEEYNPELQVVPISWSGEGKVTPMERAVRYRYEMKADDTLWGIAQRELGNGNRWTEITKDSAGNVPFTSDEATQLPVGQVVYIPGNDPNPQPEPEPEPEPEPEPEPEPQPNPEQVKQAALTNFLQVFGTSGSSSWVNFLKQIFEKFYKNPDETLNSQAPQQGTGTSSTPKPQPTPTQNVKTLAGKKIILDPGHGIDNNGFDPGASGNGTTEAVENLHQAKIVADHLRQLGAEVNVLDERLSLAQIGQRAAGHDIFVSLHQNAFNSNAQGHEVFSHPNAPAKDAELAKAINSELDAIFPDTIIPNRGVKTANFSVLRNAPTNVPAVLVESLFIDAAGMSRANVEKAATAVARGIEKFLTGNATGSTPPPSKPAPTPKPNPSPTKSGVVNSKVGSISLNFRADSYVGATIIGSLSKGTSLKILKSVTGGSYTTPTGSSRKDWYQVEANGKKGYVAAYYVDVTSDNPSPSQPSGFHAESFSGWVGPEIGVALRNSPKHSDRSGLAEPYKKTLHFDGWKYGESVTDIWTGKSDALWYRYWSNGKAYWVPSAYIFGYPKSKPPIQPGGNPGGGTTSKPGHVNSSIGLHFRRSPSVSGARISTLPNGTNLTILETVSGGAYSPDNRTDWYRVKVGNTVGYVAAYYVKQGSNSGGGGSNTTLHSNPTPSNPLRGFVHPLSGKGNITQGNNGSTSHSGRSAYAYDYGVGIGTPVYAMRSGQVVQVVDAYPDTGGGEWNKNRANYVVIQHENGYRSAYLHLKQGFSNSTGVYKGKSVSAGQLIGYSGNSGWSYGPHLHVEVHTGNWGNTVPFKIG; encoded by the coding sequence CAGATGAGGATAGTCAAACCTTTAGCAATATGGATGGGGATGTCGATGTAACCCCAGAAGATGCTGATAGTAGTGCTGAAATGACGCCAGAAACGCCACTGTTAACGGATCAACTGGAAGACATTCCCTTTATCAATCCCACCTTTGAGTCTGGCACATTCACCGTCGGTGAAACTGGGGAAGTAAGTATTGATTTCCTCTTTGATGGTGGGGGATATGAAGGTGAACTCGCTGTCTTTAGTTTAGAGGGGATGGAGGAGTTTGAACCGGGTTCGGAGGCGTTTATTCAGGAAGCGGCGTCTCGTGCGTTGAGTGATTCAGAATTAGGTCATGTGGTGATTAGTGACCAAACCGAAGGGGCGCGGTTCGTTGGTGAATTAGGAGAAAGTGACCGAAATTCTGGAGAGTATTTGGGAGTTAAAACAGTCCAAATGCGTCCAGGGGATGAGTTTGGCTTCATGCTGGTTCCCAATAATACAGTGCAACGGGTGTTTGATAATCCCGATGTGGGAGGGGCGGCGCGTCCCCTATTTTCTATGGCGACAGCGAATCCAGATGATGCGTTTCATGTCGGGCAAATTGCCGATGTCACCGGGGATGGAAGTACCTTTGTGATGGAAGATTTGCGGGTGGATACCCAGTCGGATGGGGATTATAACGATGTTATTTTCCAGGTGCGCGGGGCGACGGGTGAAGCGGCTTTAATGGATGAGGTGATTGAGTCTGGAAAGGATTGGCGGGAGACGGATTTGGGTCAAGCGTTGATTGATTATGCCGAACCTTATATTACGCCGGATACGCCTGATGATGGCGGACTATTAACCGATGAATTGGTCGGAGAATCTCCAACCGATGACATCCCAGTCGATGAGAGTGAAATCGTCACCGAACCCACGACTGAAGAATCAACCGATGTCGCTACCGATGAACCTGTTAACAATAGTGAAATCGTCACCGAACCCACGACTGAAGAATCAACAAATGTTGTTATCGATGAACCTGTTAACACCAGTGAAATTATCGCCGAACCCACAACAGATCCTGAACTGGCTGAACCTGTCCAGAATGAGTTTCCTCCAGAAAATCAGCCGTTAGTCGGCATTATTGATACAGGCTTCAGTGACAATAATCCTGATATTGACTATAGCCGAATCAGTTTAGGGCAAGACCGGATTGATGGCGATAATAACCCTCTGATGGAAGCTGGTGAGGGGAATGAACATGGCACTCATGTGTTAGGTACTATTGGGGCGACTCAAGATAACGATATTGGTATTGATGGGATTAACGATGATGCGCCAATTTGGGTTGGGCGTGCTGTGGGTTCCGGTCAATGGGCAGAATCATTAGTTGAATTTGTCGATGCGGCTCAAGAATCGGGGCAACCCAATGCTGTGGTTAATTTGAGTATGGATTTAACTCAAATTGATGCGGATGGAAATGTTACCACTCGTTATGAGTTTACCCCTGTAGAAATGGCAGCGTTAGAATATGCTCGCCAAAATAATGTTTTAGTGGCAGTGGCGGCTGGAAATGACGGCGGAGTCATGTCGGCTTTAGGACAAGCCTCCCAACAATTTGATAACATCATTACCGTTGGTTCTGCGGAACAAATCGATGGTGAAACCTCAGTTTGGAAAGGGTTTGACCGTGCTAACTATTCAAGTTATGGCAACGGGTTAGATATTGTTGCTGATAGCGGTACATTAGAAAATCCTGTATTGTCCACTGTGGGAAATCATCTGGGAGCAATGGATGGAACCTCCGTGGCAACAGCTCAAGTTACAGGTGCTGTCTCTCAAGTTTGGGCGGCGAACCCTGAGTTAAGTTACCGTCAAGTGATTGACATTCTCAAATCAACGGCGACTGATCTCAAAACGGCAAATCCTGATTTAGAAACCGGGTCAGGATTACTAAACATGGCGGCAGCAATTCATCTGGCTAAGGCAACAAAAGCCGAAGAATACAATCCTGAGTTACAAGTTGTTCCGATTAGTTGGAGTGGCGAAGGAAAAGTAACACCGATGGAACGAGCGGTTCGTTATCGTTATGAAATGAAAGCCGATGACACCCTTTGGGGAATTGCTCAACGGGAGTTAGGGAATGGAAATCGTTGGACAGAAATCACCAAAGATTCAGCCGGAAATGTACCCTTTACCAGTGACGAAGCAACCCAATTACCTGTAGGTCAAGTGGTTTATATACCGGGGAATGACCCCAATCCGCAACCCGAACCTGAACCTGAACCTGAACCTGAACCTGAACCTGAACCTGAACCTCAACCCAATCCAGAGCAAGTCAAACAAGCCGCCTTAACTAATTTCTTGCAGGTATTTGGTACGTCTGGTAGTTCCTCTTGGGTGAACTTCCTCAAGCAGATATTTGAGAAGTTCTACAAGAATCCTGATGAAACACTAAATTCTCAAGCACCGCAACAAGGAACAGGCACGTCCTCAACACCTAAACCTCAACCTACGCCGACTCAAAATGTCAAGACACTAGCTGGGAAGAAAATTATCTTAGATCCCGGACATGGAATCGACAACAATGGATTTGATCCTGGTGCGAGTGGGAATGGAACAACAGAAGCTGTCGAAAACTTACATCAAGCTAAGATTGTTGCTGACCATTTACGACAACTTGGTGCCGAGGTAAACGTGTTAGATGAACGCTTATCTCTGGCACAAATTGGTCAACGGGCGGCGGGACATGATATTTTTGTCTCGTTACACCAAAATGCATTTAACAGTAATGCTCAAGGGCATGAAGTCTTTTCCCATCCCAATGCGCCAGCTAAAGATGCTGAACTCGCCAAAGCGATTAATAGTGAGTTAGATGCGATTTTCCCAGACACCATCATTCCTAATCGGGGTGTGAAGACAGCGAATTTCTCTGTTCTGCGAAATGCGCCAACGAATGTTCCCGCCGTTCTGGTTGAATCTTTATTTATCGATGCAGCCGGAATGAGTCGTGCCAATGTGGAGAAAGCGGCTACTGCGGTGGCGCGTGGGATTGAGAAATTCTTGACAGGTAACGCAACAGGTTCTACGCCTCCACCGAGTAAGCCTGCACCTACACCAAAACCGAATCCATCTCCGACAAAATCGGGTGTCGTGAATTCTAAGGTAGGCTCTATATCGTTGAATTTCCGTGCTGATTCTTATGTGGGTGCAACGATTATCGGGTCACTCTCAAAGGGAACCTCTCTGAAGATTTTGAAATCGGTTACGGGAGGAAGCTACACGACACCGACGGGGAGTTCTCGTAAGGATTGGTATCAGGTAGAAGCTAATGGCAAAAAAGGGTATGTTGCGGCGTATTATGTTGATGTAACTTCTGACAATCCATCACCGAGTCAACCTTCAGGGTTCCATGCAGAATCTTTTTCTGGCTGGGTTGGTCCCGAAATTGGAGTCGCGCTTCGCAATAGTCCGAAGCATTCAGATCGGAGTGGTTTAGCGGAACCTTATAAAAAGACACTCCATTTTGACGGATGGAAGTATGGAGAGTCTGTAACTGACATCTGGACAGGTAAATCTGATGCGCTGTGGTATCGTTACTGGAGTAATGGGAAGGCTTATTGGGTTCCCAGTGCTTACATTTTTGGCTATCCCAAATCTAAACCGCCAATTCAACCTGGGGGAAATCCGGGTGGTGGAACGACAAGCAAGCCAGGACATGTTAATTCCAGTATCGGTCTGCATTTCCGTCGTAGCCCTTCTGTAAGTGGAGCGAGGATTAGTACGTTGCCAAATGGAACTAATTTAACCATTTTGGAAACAGTTTCTGGGGGTGCTTACTCTCCGGATAATCGGACAGATTGGTACAGGGTGAAGGTTGGAAATACTGTTGGTTATGTTGCTGCTTACTATGTGAAGCAAGGGAGCAATAGTGGTGGAGGTGGTTCCAATACAACGTTGCATTCAAACCCAACGCCTTCTAATCCATTACGAGGATTTGTTCATCCACTTAGCGGTAAAGGTAACATTACCCAAGGGAACAACGGCTCTACGTCTCATAGTGGTCGCTCGGCTTACGCTTATGATTATGGAGTTGGGATTGGCACTCCGGTGTACGCAATGCGTAGCGGCCAAGTTGTCCAAGTTGTAGATGCTTATCCTGATACTGGTGGCGGTGAGTGGAATAAAAATCGTGCTAACTATGTTGTGATACAGCATGAAAATGGGTATCGTTCTGCCTATTTACACCTGAAACAAGGATTTAGCAACTCTACAGGAGTTTACAAAGGTAAGTCTGTTAGTGCAGGTCAACTCATTGGTTACAGTGGTAATTCCGGATGGAGTTATGGACCTCACTTGCATGTAGAAGTACATACTGGTAATTGGGGAAACACCGTTCCATTCAAAATTGGTTAA
- a CDS encoding HlyD family efflux transporter periplasmic adaptor subunit, translating into MPKLNWESPIRPTDALRLVEDLQANQAEMLVLEDNARQAANRIQHELASIHQGNSPPQIQALERDIEGLYQKKEQLSASLKIRQQRLKTIKAVNQEAGSSVIPAIRVDELLDDTYSRQGELAELTSLIDRKQAQIQSIVKELNDKLTRAKAELNAATAARISVEENLNAAQLVVKDRQRQIQELAAEVQRQLSRRDQLILVADTTGTVTTEDLDLLENTWHPAGQKIMEIVDLSDLTVIAKIRQEDEKFILQGDQVKFYKQGELQPYTTAVENISSALKSDENQIKPIWTVRLSITNDETNPMKPGMTGYVAIETRPMTLFAKLKHEVLKVMRPIFI; encoded by the coding sequence ATGCCCAAACTGAACTGGGAAAGCCCAATCCGCCCTACAGACGCCTTACGATTAGTTGAAGATTTACAAGCAAACCAGGCTGAAATGCTAGTCTTAGAAGACAATGCCCGTCAAGCGGCAAATAGAATCCAACACGAACTGGCTAGCATCCACCAAGGCAATTCTCCCCCCCAAATTCAAGCATTAGAACGGGATATTGAAGGACTTTACCAGAAAAAAGAACAACTTTCTGCCAGTCTCAAAATTCGCCAGCAGCGTCTGAAAACCATTAAAGCTGTGAACCAAGAAGCGGGAAGTTCTGTGATTCCAGCGATTCGGGTTGATGAACTCCTAGATGATACCTATAGCCGCCAAGGGGAACTCGCTGAACTCACCAGTTTAATTGACAGAAAACAAGCCCAAATTCAATCCATTGTCAAGGAACTTAACGATAAATTAACCCGCGCCAAAGCGGAATTAAACGCCGCCACCGCCGCCAGAATATCCGTTGAAGAAAATCTTAACGCCGCCCAACTTGTGGTTAAGGATCGTCAACGACAAATCCAGGAATTAGCCGCAGAAGTTCAGCGTCAACTCTCCCGGCGAGACCAACTAATTTTAGTCGCCGATACAACCGGAACTGTCACCACCGAAGACTTAGACTTGCTGGAAAATACTTGGCATCCTGCGGGTCAAAAAATCATGGAAATTGTGGATTTATCAGACTTGACAGTAATTGCCAAGATTCGCCAAGAAGATGAAAAGTTTATCCTCCAAGGCGATCAAGTCAAGTTCTACAAACAAGGAGAACTGCAACCCTATACCACGGCGGTGGAAAATATTTCCTCAGCCCTGAAATCTGATGAAAACCAAATCAAACCCATCTGGACAGTACGACTTTCAATTACCAATGATGAGACAAATCCGATGAAACCGGGAATGACAGGCTATGTCGCCATCGAAACTCGACCGATGACCCTATTTGCTAAACTTAAGCATGAAGTCCTCAAAGTTATGCGTCCAATTTTTATCTGA
- a CDS encoding M50 family metallopeptidase, translating into MDNNWICPDITTYWKLSQQRDSSQFILHTPDNHHHHQFSPTEAQALRYFTGHYTVNQIQQKLSETLPPNFVTKLLQKLITLNILALEPSHLNQPNPTPSSHPNPNSPHLKPSLQWIQHTDNYWILRNPEDRTFLQLNNQTKTVINELEHLSPNAICQTYNIPPNQLRILLQQLAATAMLEGTKPPKPRRGKFTPLQLLYFRIPLFNPDPWLSRHVENLSWIWTKQFALTLGLFLTVSLIIGLHQRQEILAIGQKLITTQGSNLFLPFILLALLVVSLHELGHAFTLKHYANQVPHLNLQVSEMGVFFMFLMPAAYTNTSDAYCLVKHYQRVLVVAAGVLCQLIIAAIALWLWNGSVSGSWLFTTSYLLMGAALFTVALNLNPLAKFDGYYLAVALTGINNLRSRSFKFYGNLLRRKPIQERLRDALILAAYAPFSFIYLQFVFGFILYRVIGWSFANIPTLAMSLLVLWAIYFYFPRDQ; encoded by the coding sequence ATGGATAACAACTGGATTTGTCCCGATATAACAACTTACTGGAAACTCAGTCAACAACGAGACTCCAGCCAATTCATCCTCCACACCCCAGATAACCACCATCACCATCAATTCTCTCCCACTGAAGCCCAAGCCCTGCGCTATTTCACTGGACACTATACCGTCAACCAAATCCAACAGAAACTCAGCGAAACCCTGCCCCCCAATTTCGTCACAAAACTCCTGCAAAAATTAATCACCCTCAACATCCTCGCCTTAGAACCCTCCCACCTAAACCAACCCAACCCTACCCCATCCTCCCACCCAAATCCCAATTCACCCCATCTCAAACCCAGCCTGCAATGGATTCAACACACCGATAACTATTGGATACTTCGTAACCCCGAAGATAGAACCTTTCTCCAACTCAACAATCAAACCAAAACCGTCATTAATGAACTCGAACACCTCTCCCCCAATGCTATTTGCCAAACCTATAACATTCCCCCCAACCAACTGCGAATCCTCCTCCAACAACTCGCCGCCACCGCCATGCTAGAAGGAACCAAACCCCCGAAACCCCGCCGAGGTAAATTCACACCCCTACAACTCTTATATTTCCGCATTCCCCTCTTCAATCCTGATCCTTGGTTAAGCCGTCATGTTGAGAACCTGTCCTGGATTTGGACAAAGCAGTTTGCTCTCACATTAGGTCTATTTTTAACCGTTTCCTTAATCATTGGACTGCACCAACGCCAGGAAATATTAGCGATTGGACAAAAACTAATCACCACACAAGGTAGCAACTTATTTCTCCCTTTTATTCTCCTCGCCTTACTCGTTGTTTCCCTCCATGAACTCGGTCATGCCTTCACCCTAAAACATTATGCCAATCAAGTTCCTCACCTGAATCTGCAAGTCTCAGAAATGGGAGTATTTTTCATGTTCCTCATGCCTGCGGCGTATACAAATACCAGTGATGCCTATTGTCTAGTTAAACACTATCAACGAGTTCTGGTTGTCGCGGCTGGGGTTCTCTGTCAACTGATTATTGCCGCGATCGCGCTTTGGTTATGGAATGGTTCTGTATCTGGAAGTTGGCTATTTACCACCAGTTATCTATTAATGGGGGCGGCATTATTTACCGTTGCCCTTAACCTCAATCCTTTGGCTAAATTTGACGGCTATTATCTCGCCGTTGCCCTGACTGGGATTAACAATTTACGCAGTCGTTCATTTAAATTTTACGGCAATTTACTGCGACGAAAACCCATCCAAGAACGTCTCCGCGACGCCTTGATTCTGGCAGCTTATGCCCCATTTAGTTTTATCTATCTGCAATTCGTTTTCGGATTTATTCTCTATCGAGTCATCGGCTGGAGTTTTGCCAATATTCCGACTCTAGCGATGAGTTTGTTGGTTCTCTGGGCGATTTATTTCTATTTTCCCCGCGATCAATGA